A stretch of the Microcebus murinus isolate Inina chromosome 6, M.murinus_Inina_mat1.0, whole genome shotgun sequence genome encodes the following:
- the IMP3 gene encoding U3 small nucleolar ribonucleoprotein IMP3 isoform X1: MESEGVAQSLSFIGPGSQAALLGRAGAEVARAPESAARFKSAYSAAAIMVRKLKFHEQKLLKQVDFLNWEVTDHNLHELRVLRRYRLQRREDYTRYNQLSREVRELARRLRDLPERDPFRVRASAALLDKLYALGLVPTRGSLELCNFVTASSFCRRRLPTVLLKLRMAQHLQAAVAFVEQGHVRVGPDVVTDPAFLVTRSMEDFVTWVDSSKIKRHVLEYNEERDDFDLEA; the protein is encoded by the coding sequence ATGGAAAGTGAGGGCGTGGCTCAGAGCCTTTCTTTCATTGGCCCAGGGTCCCAAGCCGCCCTGCTTGGGCGCGCAGGCGCGGAAGTCGCTCGGGCGCCTGAAAGCGCTGCCAGGTTTAAGTCCGCCTACTCGGCTGCCGCCATCATGGTGCGGAAGCTTAAGTTCCACGAGCAGAAACTGTTGAAGCAGGTGGACTTCCTAAACTGGGAGGTCACCGACCACAACCTGCACGAGCTGCGAGTCCTGCGGCGCTATCGGCTGCAGCGGCGCGAGGACTACACGCGCTACAACCAGCTGAGCCGTGAGGTGCGCGAGCTGGCGCGGCGCCTGCGCGACCTGCCTGAGCGCGATCCGTTCCGCGTGCGCGCCTCGGCCGCGCTGCTGGACAAGCTGTATGCTCTCGGCCTGGTGCCCACGCGCGGCTCGCTGGAGCTCTGCAACTTCGTCACGGCCTCGTCCTtctgccgccgccgcctgccTACTGTGCTTCTCAAGCTGCGCATGGCGCAGCACCTCCAGGCTGCCGTGGCCTTCGTGGAGCAAGGCCACGTGCGCGTGGGCCCTGACGTGGTGACTGACCCCGCCTTCCTTGTCACGCGCAGCATGGAGGACTTTGTCACTTGGGTCGACTCCTCCAAGATCAAGCGGCATGTGCTGGAGTACAATGAGGAGCGCGATGATTTCGATCTGGAAGCCTAG
- the IMP3 gene encoding U3 small nucleolar ribonucleoprotein IMP3 isoform X2, with protein sequence MVRKLKFHEQKLLKQVDFLNWEVTDHNLHELRVLRRYRLQRREDYTRYNQLSREVRELARRLRDLPERDPFRVRASAALLDKLYALGLVPTRGSLELCNFVTASSFCRRRLPTVLLKLRMAQHLQAAVAFVEQGHVRVGPDVVTDPAFLVTRSMEDFVTWVDSSKIKRHVLEYNEERDDFDLEA encoded by the coding sequence ATGGTGCGGAAGCTTAAGTTCCACGAGCAGAAACTGTTGAAGCAGGTGGACTTCCTAAACTGGGAGGTCACCGACCACAACCTGCACGAGCTGCGAGTCCTGCGGCGCTATCGGCTGCAGCGGCGCGAGGACTACACGCGCTACAACCAGCTGAGCCGTGAGGTGCGCGAGCTGGCGCGGCGCCTGCGCGACCTGCCTGAGCGCGATCCGTTCCGCGTGCGCGCCTCGGCCGCGCTGCTGGACAAGCTGTATGCTCTCGGCCTGGTGCCCACGCGCGGCTCGCTGGAGCTCTGCAACTTCGTCACGGCCTCGTCCTtctgccgccgccgcctgccTACTGTGCTTCTCAAGCTGCGCATGGCGCAGCACCTCCAGGCTGCCGTGGCCTTCGTGGAGCAAGGCCACGTGCGCGTGGGCCCTGACGTGGTGACTGACCCCGCCTTCCTTGTCACGCGCAGCATGGAGGACTTTGTCACTTGGGTCGACTCCTCCAAGATCAAGCGGCATGTGCTGGAGTACAATGAGGAGCGCGATGATTTCGATCTGGAAGCCTAG
- the SNX33 gene encoding sorting nexin-33 → MALKGRALYDFHSENKEEISIQQDEDLVIFSETSLDGWLQGQNSRGETGLFPASYVEIFHSGLSANHADCSSSLEGSLGTQVSLYNSSSVASPARSGGGSVFLSNQGSFEEEDDDDWDDWDDGCTVVEEPRAGGLGTNGHPPLNLSYPGAYPSQHMAFRPKPALERQDSLASAKRGSVVGRNLNRFSCFVRSGVEAFILGDVPMMAKIAETYSIEMGPRGPQWKANPHPFACSVEDPTKQTKFKGIKSYISYKLTPTHAGSPVYRRYKHFDWLYNRLLHKFTVISVPHLPEKQATGRFEEDFIEKRKRRLILWMDHMTSHPVLSQYEGFQHFLSCLDDKQWKMGKRRAEKDEMVGASFLLTFQIPTEHQDLQDVEDRVDTFKTFSKKMDDSVLQLSTVASELVRKHVGGFRKEFQKLGSAFQAISHAFQMDPPFSSEALNSAISHTGRTYEAVGEMFAEQPKNDLFQMLDMLSLYQGLLSNFPDIIHLQKGAFAKVKESQRMSDEGRMAQDEADGIRRRCRVVGFALQAEMNHFHQRRELDFKHMMQSYLRQQILFYQRVGQQLEKTLRMYDSL, encoded by the exons ATGGCGCTGAAAGGCCGAGCCCTCTATGACTTCCACAGTGAGAACAAGGAGGAAATCAGCATCCAGCAGGATGAGGACCTGGTCATCTTTAGTGAGACCTCACTGGACGGCTGGCTGCAGGGCCAGAACAGCCGTGGCGAGACGGGGCTCTTTCCTGCCTCCTACGTGGAGATCTTCCATTCTGGCCTCAGTGCCAACCATGCCGACTGCTCTAGCAGCCTCGAAGGATCTTTGGGCACTCAGGTGAGCTTGTACAACAGCTCCAGTGTGGCCAGCCCGGCCAGGAGTGGTGGGGGCAGTGTTTTCCTCTCAAACCAGGGCAGCTTTGAGGAGGAGGATGATGATGACTGGGATGACTGGGACGACGGATGCACGGTGGTAGAGGAGCCACGGGCTGGTGGGCTGGGCACCAACGGGCACCCCCCACTCAACCTCTCCTATCCTGGTGCCTACCCCAGCCAGCACATGGCCTTCCGGCCCAAGCCAGCCCTGGAGCGGCAGGACAGCCTGGCATCTGCCAAGCGAGGCAGTGTGGTGGGGCGCAACCTCAACCGTTTCTCTTGTTTCGTGCGCTCTGGAGTGGAGGCCTTCATCCTAGGTGATGTGCCCATGATGGCCAAGATCGCTGAGACATACTCTATTGAAATGGGCCCTCGTGGTCCCCAGTGGAAGGCCAACCCCCACCCGTTTGCCTGCTCTGTGGAGGACCCCACCAAACAGACCAAGTTCAAGGGCATCAAAAGCTACATCTCTTACAAGCTCACACCCACTCATGCTGGCTCCCCAGTCTATCGGCGCTACAAACACTTTGACTGGCTCTATAACCGCCTGCTACACAAGTTCACTGTCATTTCGGTGCCCCACCTGCCTGAGAAGCAGGCCACAGGCCGCTTTGAGGAGGACTTCATCGAGAAACGGAAACGGAGGCTTATCCTCTGGATGGACCACATGACCAGCCACCCTGTGCTGTCCCAGTATGAGGGCTTCCAGCATTTCCTCAGCTGCCTGGACGACAAGCAGTGGAAGATGGGCAAACGCCGGGCAGAGAAGGACGAGATGGTGGGTGCCAGCTTCCTGCTCACCTTCCAGATCCCCACAGAGCACCAGGACCTGCAGGATGTGGAGGACCGTGTGGACACCTTTAAGACCTTCAGCAAGAAGATGGACGACAGTGTCCTGCAGCTCAGCACGGTGGCATCGGAGCTGGTACGTAAACATGTGGGGGGTTTCCGCAAGGAATTCCAGAAGCTTGGCAGTGCCTTCCAGGCCATCAGTCATGCCTTCCAGATGGACCCCCCCTTTAGCTCTGAGGCTCTCAACAGCGCCATTTCTCACACGGGCCGTACCTACGAAGCTGTTGGTGAGATGTTCGCTGAGCAGCCCAAGAATGACCTCTTCCAGATGCTCGACATGCTGTCTCTCTACCAGGGCCTGCTCTCCAACTTCCCTGACATTATCCACCTGCAGAAAG GCGCCTTTGCCAAGGTGAAGGAAAGCCAGCGCATGAGCGACGAGGGCCGCATGGCGCAGGACGAGGCAGATGGCATTCGCAGGCGCTGCCGTGTGGTGGGCTTCGCCCTGCAGGCCGAGATGAACCACTTCCACCAGCGCCGCGAGCTCGACTTCAAGCACATGATGCAGAGCTACCTGCGCCAGCAGATCCTCTTCTACCAGCGGGTGGGCCAGCAGCTGGAGAAGACCCTGCGCATGTATGACAGCCTCTGA